One genomic window of Camelina sativa cultivar DH55 chromosome 5, Cs, whole genome shotgun sequence includes the following:
- the LOC104786489 gene encoding LOB domain-containing protein 14: protein MGGLGSPCGGCKFLRRKCVEGCVFAPYFCYEEGSSNFAAIHKVFGASNFSKLISHLPDHDRCDAVRTISYEAHSRLHDPIYGCVSQIFSLQQQVVSLQAQVVLLREEASRRFPQEDPSCNLKQQEKVLAQQMPQDLHNWFHQEFLDSDLNPVSGATHEHERSMERNESLCSSNESLYFQEANFPWSV, encoded by the exons ATGGGAGGTTTAGGTTCACCATGTGGAGGATGCAAGTTCTTGCGTAGGAAATGTGTAGAAGGTTGTGTATTTGCACCATATTTTTGCTACGAGGAAGGATCTTCTAATTTTGCAGCCATTCACAAAGTGTTTGGAGCCAGCAACTTCTCTAAGCTCATTTCTCATCTCCCTGACCATGACCGGTGTGACGCCGTACGAACCATCTCTTACGAGGCTCACTCTCGTCTCCATGATCCTATTTACGGATGCGTCTCCCAAATCTTCTCCCTCCAGCAACAG GTTGTTAGTCTACAAGCACAAGTGGTCCTACTTAGagaagaagcttctagaaggtTTCCTCAAGAGGATCCTAGTTGCAATCTGAAGCAACAAGAAAAGGTTCTTGCTCAACAAATGCCACAAGATCTTCACAATTGGTTTCACCAAGAATTCTTGGACTCGGACCTTAACCCAGTGAGTGGTGCTACACACGAACATGAGCGATCCATGGAGCGGAATGAGTCGCTCTGTAGCTCAAATGAATCTCTTTACTTCCAGGAGGCCAATTTTCCTTGGTCTGTATGA